The following proteins are co-located in the Rhea pennata isolate bPtePen1 chromosome 2, bPtePen1.pri, whole genome shotgun sequence genome:
- the HEPACAM2 gene encoding LOW QUALITY PROTEIN: HEPACAM family member 2 (The sequence of the model RefSeq protein was modified relative to this genomic sequence to represent the inferred CDS: inserted 1 base in 1 codon): MLSWSPLATYFXDLQCKIYFLLVGVCSALKLTVPSHTIHGIEGQPLHLIVNYNFNTTASEVQIIWLFERPQTNPKYLLGSVNQTVVPDLEYQHKFTLIPPNASLMINPLHISDEGNYIVKVNVRGNRTIAASQKIQVAVDVPVTKPIVHTEPSSGVVEYVGNMTLKCTVGKGTRVVYQWMKNGKRLPAGPNYTFSSDNATLLILPVVKEDIGNYSCLVSNPVSAMESEIIAPTIYYGPYGLRVKSDKGLKIGAVFTVDVGEAILFDCSADSNPPNTYSWIQRADNTTHVIKYGPHLEVTSDKVAQKTIHYMCRAFNNVTGKRDEAHFTVIVTSVGLEKLAQKGKSLSSLAVVTGISLLLILVMAFLFLWKRYQPYKVIQQKLQSRPETDYRKAQTFAGHESASDDFGIYEFVAVPDLAGGSRVSSQSVPGSDFISGQDMLSTVYEVIQHIPEQQQQDHQQ, encoded by the exons GTGTTTGTTCTGCGTTAAAGTTGACGGTACCATCTCATACTATCCATGGTATTGAGGGGCAACCACTCCATCTTATTGTTAACTATAATTTCAACACTACGGCTTCTGAAGTCCAGATTATTTGGCTGTTTGAAAGGCCTCAAACTAATCCAAAATACTTGCTTGGCTCTGTAAATCAGACGGTAGTTCCAGACTTGGAATATCAGCACAAATTTACCCTCATACCACCGAATGCATCTTTGATGATCAATCCATTACATATCAGTGATGAGGGCAATTACATTGTAAAAGTCAATGTCCGTGGAAATAGGACAATAGCTGCCAGTCAAAAGATTCAAGTAGCTGTTGATG TTCCTGTCACAAAACCAATTGTACATACTGAACCATCTTCAGGGGTAGTGGAGTATGTAGGGAATATGACATTAAAATGTACTGTGGGAAAAGGTACAAGGGTAGTCTACCAGTGGATGAAAAATGGCAAGCGTCTCCCTGCTGGCCCTAATTACACCTTCTCATCAGACAATGCGACACTTTTAATTCTTCCTGTTGTAAAAGAAGACATTGGGAATTACAGCTGTTTGGTATCCAATCCTGTCAGTGCAATGGAAAGCGAGATAATTGCACCAACCATATATT ATGGACCTTATGGACTTAGAGTTAAATCAGATAAAGGTCTGAAGATAGGGGCAGTGTTTACAGTTGACGTAGGAGAAGCTATACTGTTTGATTGCTCAGCTGATTCAAATCCACCAAATACTTACTCGTGGATTCAGAGGGCTGATAATACCACCCATGTAATCAAATATGGACCCCATCTGGAAGTTACATCTGATAAAGTGGCCCAGAAGACAATACATTACATGTGCCGGGCTTTCAACAACGTGACCGGAAAACGAGACGAAGCTCACTTCACAGTGATCGTTACTTCTGTAG GATTGGAGAAGCTGgctcagaaaggaaaatctttgtCATCTCTTGCAGTAGTAACTGGAATTTCATTACTTTTGATCCTAGTTATGGCCTTTCTATTCTTATGGAAAAGATACCAGCCCTATAAAG tGATACAACAGAAGCTGCAGAGTAG GCCAGAGACTGATTACAGAAAGGCACAGACATTTGCAG GACATGAAAGTGCTTCAGATGACTTTGGAATATATGAATTTGTTGCTGTTCCTGATCTTGCTGGTGGATCCAGG GTTTCCAGTCAATCTGTTCCTGGCTCTGACTTCATCTCAGGCCAGGATATGCTTAGTACAGTCTATGAAGTTATTCAACATAttcctgagcagcagcagcaagaccACCAACAGTAA